One Pectobacterium cacticida genomic window, GCAGTCCCAAGCCGAAGAATTGAATGCCGTAGTTGGCGCGTTCCGAGTCTAAGTTCCGCTGCCGTATCGGTATGAGCCCGCATCCCGTTAGCGGGTCATACCCAGGCGTATTAACGTTGGGCTTCGCCGCCCAACGCCTCAATCAGGTTGGCGATCAATGCCGCTAGTTCGCTGGTCATCAAAATGAAATCAGCATCAAACCGTTGGGCAAAATCATCCCGGTCGATATCATCGTTCTGTTCACGCAATGTGTCAGAGAATTTCAACCGTTTTAGTGAACCGTCCTCGGACAAAACCAGTTGAATGCGTTCCTGCCAGTCCAGCGCCAGCTTGGTGACGACTTTTCCTGCTTCAATATGTACGGCGATTTCATCGCAGACCAAATCCTGTTTTTTACAGCGGATAACCCCACCGTCTTCCAGGATTGCCTGCAATTCTGCCTCATCCTGTAGTGTAAACCCGGCGGGTGGTTCGCCTGAGCGCACCCATTCGGTTAGCGTTAGCTCAATAGGCGTTTCCATAGTCAGCGGCACCACCGGCAACGATCCCAGCGTTTTGCGTAGTAGCGCCAGCGTATCCTCTGCTTTTTTTGCGCTGGCGGCATCGACCATAATCAA contains:
- the rdgC gene encoding recombination-associated protein RdgC produces the protein MLWFKNVMIYRLSQDSTLSKGNGLSIDELEKRLNAFAFSPCGSQDMMKTGWVSPMGSHSDALTHAVNGQIVICARKEEKILPSPVIKQTLQAKIERLEAEQHRKLKKTEKDSLKDEVLHSLLPRAFSRFSQIWLWIDTVNGLIMVDAASAKKAEDTLALLRKTLGSLPVVPLTMETPIELTLTEWVRSGEPPAGFTLQDEAELQAILEDGGVIRCKKQDLVCDEIAVHIEAGKVVTKLALDWQERIQLVLSEDGSLKRLKFSDTLREQNDDIDRDDFAQRFDADFILMTSELAALIANLIEALGGEAQR